From Micromonospora rhizosphaerae, the proteins below share one genomic window:
- a CDS encoding family 78 glycoside hydrolase catalytic domain, translating to MSPSMDRRRFIQLGVAGGAAAALGGLDLLRSPAAVAQAPADVPSGLLTALLDDPLGIVDPHPRLSWIVPADGPRATQTAYQVQVARTRDRLLEEDLVWDSGRVASADSTAVPLGGPPLESRGAYWWRVRTWTTGNLPSGWSPPQRIVTGIGPEWAAIPVWAPAPPPPPVLGDGRFAVTTVIKEKSAGLVFRAADLRNNYLWQLIAGPTGVLKTHVQVNGAYRVLAEHPIGRAVPLGTPIPVEIELAGTRIRTYLDGQLVDTTEDPTYASGTVGFRNGGSESQTYDDVTFTGPSGTVLLAEGFSHGPGAFPGGTVQNGALAVARGQQLLAGPAPDHWAALRTEVRLADKPIESAILYLTGQSPDPIRQYVYSAWVNGGFVGSGPTRAPAGEPRYHSYEVTALLRPGEANALAALCYTPADQRFLAQMEVRYADGSRLTVGTGADWRARSGGRWLPAAGDLRGGYYTAPQEFIDAREEPVGWLSPGFDDSSWTPAAERAPIDGLLPAQTPNLRREAVTPAAVRRVGDGRWIVDLGREIVGGLALDLDGAYAGRTVEIRLGEELSGPDTVRYQLRGGNVYREVWTLRDGTQHLEHWGYRGFRYAELITDPALDLSSAVRGVAIRLPWRADDAAFRCSDDDLNRVWEMCRYSIEATRLDLYQDTPTRERGPYEGDAYVNQLSEYATQRSYALARWSNSYLARRPTWPSDYRLMSVLSAWLDYLHTGDPDQLARDWSLYVEKNFDEFLAEDGLLHKPTSVGGVSDLVDWPVSNRDGYVLTTVNTVVNAFQCAAFAACAEVARVLGKAEEERRFADLAGRLRQAVNEQLIDRPAAAYRDGLSTAHRAQHATAFPIALGVADDADLPALAATLASGGMRMSVYGAQFLLDALYRGGRGDTGYALMTSHARESWLHLMDDLGATIVGEAWDPALKPNMTFSHAWGSAPANVVMRRLLGVTVTAPGAAQVDVRPQPGPLEWAEGRVPTIRGPVGVRVDRRDGYRLDVDLPPNVHGRILVPLDGSPPQAFHVIGPGPHPERTVVDGHLVLSGVAPGPTTVILDQRPQPAAAG from the coding sequence ATGAGCCCGTCAATGGACCGCCGGCGATTCATCCAGCTCGGCGTTGCCGGCGGCGCCGCGGCCGCGCTCGGTGGCCTCGACCTGCTGAGGTCACCGGCGGCCGTGGCGCAGGCGCCCGCCGACGTTCCCAGCGGGCTGCTCACCGCCCTGCTCGACGACCCGCTGGGCATCGTCGATCCCCACCCGCGGCTGTCCTGGATCGTTCCCGCCGACGGGCCGCGGGCGACGCAGACGGCCTACCAGGTGCAGGTCGCCCGCACCCGGGACCGCCTGCTCGAGGAAGACCTGGTCTGGGACAGCGGTCGGGTTGCCTCGGCCGATTCGACGGCCGTGCCGCTCGGCGGCCCGCCGCTGGAGTCACGCGGCGCGTACTGGTGGCGGGTGCGCACCTGGACCACCGGCAACCTGCCGTCGGGATGGTCCCCGCCGCAGCGCATCGTCACCGGGATCGGGCCCGAGTGGGCGGCAATCCCCGTCTGGGCCCCGGCGCCGCCACCCCCGCCGGTCCTCGGCGACGGTCGGTTCGCGGTGACCACGGTGATAAAGGAGAAGTCGGCGGGCCTGGTGTTCCGGGCGGCCGACCTCCGCAACAACTACCTGTGGCAGCTGATCGCCGGACCGACCGGCGTGCTGAAGACCCACGTGCAGGTCAACGGCGCCTACCGGGTGCTGGCCGAGCACCCGATCGGCCGCGCCGTCCCGCTCGGCACGCCCATCCCGGTCGAGATCGAGCTGGCGGGTACGCGCATCCGCACCTATCTGGACGGCCAGCTGGTCGACACGACCGAGGACCCGACGTACGCGAGCGGCACGGTCGGCTTCCGCAACGGCGGCTCGGAGTCGCAGACGTACGACGACGTCACCTTCACCGGCCCGTCCGGCACGGTGCTGCTCGCCGAGGGCTTCTCCCACGGGCCGGGCGCCTTTCCCGGCGGGACCGTGCAGAACGGCGCGCTGGCCGTCGCCCGCGGCCAGCAACTCCTGGCCGGCCCGGCACCGGACCACTGGGCGGCGCTGCGCACCGAGGTGCGGCTGGCCGACAAGCCGATCGAGTCGGCCATCCTCTACCTGACCGGACAGTCCCCGGACCCCATCCGGCAGTACGTCTACTCCGCCTGGGTCAACGGCGGGTTCGTCGGCTCGGGCCCGACCCGTGCGCCGGCCGGCGAACCGCGGTACCACTCCTATGAAGTGACCGCACTGCTCCGCCCAGGCGAGGCCAACGCGCTCGCCGCCCTCTGCTACACACCGGCCGACCAGCGGTTCCTCGCGCAGATGGAGGTCCGCTACGCGGACGGCTCCCGCCTCACCGTCGGCACCGGTGCGGACTGGCGGGCCAGGAGCGGCGGCCGCTGGCTCCCGGCCGCGGGGGACCTGCGCGGTGGCTACTACACCGCACCGCAGGAGTTCATCGACGCCCGGGAGGAGCCGGTCGGCTGGCTGTCGCCCGGCTTCGACGACTCGTCCTGGACGCCGGCAGCCGAGCGGGCGCCGATCGACGGACTGCTCCCGGCCCAGACACCGAACCTGCGGCGCGAGGCCGTCACCCCGGCCGCCGTTCGGCGAGTCGGGGACGGCCGATGGATCGTCGACCTCGGCCGGGAGATCGTCGGCGGCCTCGCCCTCGACCTCGACGGGGCGTACGCCGGGCGGACCGTGGAGATCCGGCTGGGGGAGGAACTGTCCGGGCCGGACACGGTCCGCTACCAGTTGCGCGGCGGCAACGTCTACCGCGAGGTGTGGACGCTGCGCGACGGCACCCAGCACCTGGAGCACTGGGGCTACCGAGGCTTCCGCTACGCCGAGCTGATCACCGACCCGGCGCTGGATCTCAGTTCCGCGGTACGGGGGGTCGCGATCCGGCTGCCCTGGCGGGCGGACGACGCCGCCTTCCGCTGCTCGGACGACGACCTCAACCGGGTCTGGGAGATGTGTCGCTACTCGATCGAGGCGACCCGGCTGGACCTCTACCAGGACACCCCCACGCGGGAGCGCGGGCCGTACGAGGGCGACGCGTACGTCAACCAACTCTCCGAGTACGCGACGCAGCGCTCGTACGCGCTCGCCCGCTGGTCGAACTCCTACCTCGCGCGGCGCCCGACGTGGCCGTCGGACTACCGGCTGATGTCGGTGCTGTCGGCATGGCTGGACTACCTGCACACCGGCGATCCGGATCAGCTGGCCCGCGACTGGTCGCTGTACGTGGAGAAGAACTTCGACGAGTTCCTCGCCGAGGACGGCCTGCTGCACAAGCCGACGTCCGTGGGTGGCGTCTCCGACCTCGTCGACTGGCCGGTCAGCAACCGCGACGGATACGTGCTCACCACCGTCAACACGGTGGTCAACGCCTTCCAGTGCGCGGCCTTCGCCGCCTGCGCCGAGGTGGCGCGGGTCCTCGGCAAGGCGGAGGAGGAACGCCGGTTCGCCGACCTGGCGGGCCGGCTCCGGCAGGCGGTCAACGAGCAGCTGATCGATCGGCCGGCCGCGGCCTACCGGGACGGGCTCAGCACCGCCCACCGGGCCCAGCACGCTACCGCATTCCCGATTGCCCTGGGCGTGGCCGACGACGCCGACCTGCCCGCGCTCGCGGCCACGCTGGCCAGTGGCGGGATGCGGATGAGCGTGTACGGCGCCCAGTTCCTCCTCGACGCGCTCTACCGCGGCGGGCGGGGCGATACCGGGTACGCGCTCATGACGAGCCACGCCCGGGAGAGCTGGCTGCACCTGATGGACGATCTCGGCGCGACGATCGTCGGGGAGGCATGGGACCCGGCGCTCAAGCCGAACATGACGTTCTCGCACGCCTGGGGCTCGGCACCCGCGAACGTCGTCATGCGACGCCTCCTCGGGGTCACCGTCACCGCGCCGGGGGCGGCGCAGGTGGACGTACGGCCACAGCCCGGTCCGCTGGAGTGGGCGGAGGGCCGCGTGCCGACGATCCGGGGACCGGTCGGGGTGCGCGTCGACCGCCGCGACGGCTACCGGCTCGACGTCGACCTGCCGCCGAACGTCCACGGCCGCATCCTGGTGCCGCTCGACGGCTCGCCGCCGCAGGCCTTCCACGTCATCGGCCCGGGCCCGCACCCGGAGCGCACCGTCGTCGACGGCCACCTCGTGCTGAGCGGCGTGGCACCGGGCCCCACGACCGTGATCCTCGACCAGCGCCCCCAACCCGCCGCTGCCGGATGA
- a CDS encoding glycosylhydrolase-like jelly roll fold domain-containing protein — protein MQPFAGRVAAAALAVLCSVATATVPQSAAVAQPDETAQPVSGLDAARFAEPRPDSRPTVLWFWNGTVTPALVDRQLGELRAQGVYEAIVFPFDTTALKPAFFSEEWFAIIEHTLREAQRTGMHLWLFNDDFFPSGRGGGLVINGGKVGDRTYEPHPELRPTGLGRTSRTVTGPAQVDLDGDTTGLDVADGRLVVDATTLNGVAVLKTGGEWSDYTFTARARLDRGTAGIVVRATDERNGYLVDTRRDDGGVDIWRQQNGTFSLLSHPGGVPGWGPTAEHEIKVAVAGNTITPYVDGKAQPSATDGTFPRGTVGVRAVADQRSTYDELSVTGPDGQQLYRQTFDAAGALGDFRPRQSAAKVISAVARPAGSNDVGEFVDLTDYVRSGRAWPAPAGQWRVDTFTATPLADDNSWSFRRYYLDLLNDDAVARMLDAVPGEYYRRFPWAFGTVLRGFWDDEPFIASADAHFQQKPWSPSLHAALKNVGTTPGVAYAALFDDLGRDGRTERGRYWRAVSDRFGEAYYAQQARWMADHGVGYISNPLWDEYGPAEQVASTGDLHKENQWAQVPGTDVVFDHYAAGGRTMLPRYAASDAHQNGQERVLLEAFGAMGWQVSPEFSHALLGAFAARGINLTVLHAMWTDENNVVYPPPFGSGNPWWRTAKPLTDWIGRVMEVARGRAAAQTVLIQPQRAAEAWQGTPTQDAIDRDFTAAAYGLEDTQVDFDLLDEGALAGDPAIRARAEARGGRLHVGEQSYRLAVLPQAPTLDVATVRTLTEFVRTGGTLVAVGGLPREEAAGHDGELRDALTALFGDSTAPAERAYGAGRAVRLADPAGLGEATRSAGVAAAVLEPAQRAVRVLRLETGKDQAFLVTNESAAVIRTTATFPAKGTPELWQPETGRTATATTFRDAPGRLGTAVPLELQPYQTVVVAFRSAARPPAAVPHLVSGDVTATAVGPGASGTLRVDALLDAPGSHRVVGAWDGQLFGGTLATDDPLTPVPLGGDWTVRLDKPGAQTQDRPLGSWTAIDPAYSGSATYSRSVDLDPATLDGRRLVLDLGDVRDVAEVTVNGQTFDPLLWKPYRQDITAALHSGRNEIQVRVTNTLANRHGDHRPAGLLGPVTLRPQRAVSAELTPVGDQPVYEVALPTAPTVSPGQSRDLQIRVRRFGGSQDTAEVDFSTSGGLTVTPARTEVKFDRVGEALIPVTLTAPVDTAVPGTGGLTVTVGGERRDVPVTIDLATRLGQASASSTHASFRPEGAIDGDRSSERWGQGNGWNDATQGAFPDTLTVDFTAPAPVGRVDLYTIDSAEFPAKGWGLRDADVQALVGGQWRTVAEIRGNTDGLVRRTFAPVTATALRVIVRSANDNAYSRIIELEGYPQ, from the coding sequence ATGCAGCCGTTCGCCGGGCGAGTGGCCGCGGCCGCGCTCGCCGTGCTGTGTTCGGTCGCCACCGCCACAGTTCCCCAGTCAGCCGCGGTTGCCCAGCCAGACGAGACCGCTCAGCCGGTGAGCGGCCTGGACGCGGCGCGGTTCGCCGAGCCGCGTCCGGACAGCCGACCGACCGTGCTCTGGTTCTGGAACGGCACCGTTACGCCGGCGCTGGTCGACCGGCAGCTCGGCGAGCTGCGGGCGCAGGGCGTCTACGAGGCGATCGTGTTCCCGTTCGACACCACCGCGCTGAAGCCGGCGTTCTTCAGCGAGGAATGGTTCGCCATCATCGAGCACACACTGCGCGAGGCACAGCGCACCGGCATGCACCTGTGGCTGTTCAACGACGACTTCTTCCCGAGCGGCCGGGGCGGCGGTCTGGTCATCAACGGGGGCAAGGTCGGCGACCGGACCTACGAGCCGCACCCCGAGCTGCGCCCGACAGGGCTCGGACGGACCAGCAGGACCGTGACCGGCCCCGCGCAGGTCGACCTCGACGGTGACACGACCGGCCTGGACGTCGCGGACGGCCGCCTCGTCGTGGACGCCACGACGTTGAACGGCGTCGCGGTGCTGAAGACCGGAGGAGAGTGGAGCGACTACACGTTCACCGCCCGGGCCCGCCTCGACCGCGGCACCGCCGGCATCGTCGTCCGCGCGACCGACGAGCGCAACGGATACCTCGTCGACACCCGCCGCGACGACGGCGGCGTCGACATCTGGCGCCAGCAGAACGGGACGTTCAGCCTGCTCAGCCACCCCGGCGGGGTGCCCGGCTGGGGCCCGACCGCCGAGCACGAGATCAAGGTCGCGGTCGCCGGGAACACCATCACCCCGTACGTGGACGGCAAGGCCCAGCCATCGGCCACCGACGGCACGTTCCCGCGCGGCACGGTCGGGGTCCGGGCGGTCGCCGACCAGCGCTCGACGTACGACGAACTCTCCGTGACCGGGCCCGATGGCCAGCAGCTGTACCGGCAGACGTTCGACGCGGCGGGCGCCCTCGGCGACTTCCGGCCCCGCCAGTCCGCGGCGAAGGTGATCTCCGCGGTCGCCCGACCGGCCGGCTCGAACGACGTCGGCGAGTTCGTCGACCTCACCGACTACGTGAGGTCCGGCCGAGCCTGGCCGGCGCCCGCCGGCCAGTGGCGGGTGGACACCTTCACCGCCACGCCGCTGGCCGACGACAACTCGTGGTCGTTCCGCCGGTACTACCTCGACCTGCTGAACGACGACGCCGTGGCCCGCATGCTGGACGCCGTGCCCGGCGAGTACTACCGGCGGTTCCCGTGGGCGTTCGGCACCGTGCTGCGCGGCTTCTGGGACGACGAGCCGTTCATCGCCTCCGCCGATGCCCACTTCCAGCAGAAGCCGTGGTCGCCGAGCCTGCACGCCGCGCTGAAGAACGTCGGCACCACCCCCGGCGTGGCGTACGCGGCTCTCTTCGACGACCTCGGCCGCGACGGGCGCACCGAGCGCGGGCGGTACTGGCGCGCCGTCTCCGACCGCTTCGGCGAGGCGTACTACGCCCAGCAGGCCCGGTGGATGGCCGACCACGGCGTCGGCTACATCTCCAACCCGCTGTGGGACGAGTACGGCCCCGCCGAGCAGGTCGCCAGCACCGGCGACCTGCACAAGGAGAACCAGTGGGCGCAGGTGCCCGGCACCGACGTCGTGTTCGACCACTACGCGGCCGGCGGGCGCACGATGCTGCCCCGGTACGCGGCGAGCGACGCCCACCAGAACGGGCAGGAACGCGTACTGCTGGAGGCGTTCGGCGCGATGGGCTGGCAGGTGTCGCCCGAGTTTTCGCACGCGCTGCTCGGCGCGTTCGCCGCCCGGGGGATCAACCTCACCGTGCTGCACGCGATGTGGACCGACGAGAACAACGTCGTCTACCCACCGCCGTTCGGCTCGGGCAACCCGTGGTGGCGCACCGCCAAACCGCTCACCGACTGGATCGGCCGGGTGATGGAGGTCGCCCGCGGCCGGGCCGCCGCCCAGACCGTGCTCATCCAGCCGCAGCGCGCCGCCGAGGCCTGGCAGGGCACACCCACCCAGGATGCGATCGACCGCGACTTCACCGCCGCCGCCTACGGCCTGGAGGACACGCAGGTCGACTTCGACCTGCTCGACGAGGGCGCGCTGGCCGGCGATCCGGCGATCCGCGCCCGCGCCGAGGCCCGCGGCGGGCGGCTGCACGTGGGGGAGCAGTCCTACCGCCTCGCCGTGCTCCCGCAGGCTCCGACCCTGGATGTGGCCACCGTCCGGACGCTGACCGAGTTCGTCCGGACCGGTGGCACCCTGGTCGCGGTCGGCGGCCTGCCGAGGGAGGAGGCCGCCGGCCACGACGGCGAACTCCGGGACGCGCTCACGGCGCTGTTCGGAGACAGCACGGCGCCGGCCGAGCGCGCCTACGGCGCCGGACGAGCCGTGCGCCTGGCCGACCCGGCCGGGCTCGGGGAGGCGACCCGCTCGGCAGGGGTCGCCGCGGCCGTCCTCGAACCGGCCCAGCGGGCGGTGCGGGTGCTCCGGCTGGAGACCGGCAAGGACCAGGCGTTCCTGGTCACCAACGAGAGCGCAGCGGTCATCCGTACCACCGCGACGTTCCCGGCCAAGGGGACACCCGAGCTGTGGCAGCCGGAAACCGGTCGGACGGCGACCGCCACCACCTTCCGCGACGCGCCCGGCCGCCTGGGCACCGCCGTGCCGCTCGAGCTGCAGCCGTACCAGACCGTGGTGGTCGCCTTCCGGTCCGCGGCGCGGCCACCGGCTGCGGTACCGCACCTGGTCTCCGGCGATGTCACCGCCACGGCGGTGGGGCCGGGCGCTTCCGGCACCCTGCGGGTCGACGCCCTGCTCGACGCGCCGGGCAGCCACCGGGTGGTCGGCGCCTGGGACGGTCAGCTGTTCGGCGGCACGCTTGCTACCGACGACCCGCTCACCCCGGTTCCGCTCGGCGGCGACTGGACGGTGCGGCTGGACAAGCCGGGCGCGCAAACGCAGGACCGGCCGCTCGGGTCGTGGACCGCGATCGATCCGGCGTACTCCGGATCGGCCACGTACTCCCGTTCGGTCGACCTGGACCCGGCCACGCTCGACGGGCGCCGGCTGGTCCTTGACCTGGGCGATGTGCGGGACGTCGCGGAGGTCACGGTCAACGGGCAGACGTTCGACCCGTTGCTGTGGAAGCCGTACCGCCAGGACATCACCGCCGCGCTGCACTCGGGACGCAACGAGATCCAGGTGCGGGTCACGAACACCCTCGCCAACCGGCACGGGGACCACCGTCCCGCAGGCCTGCTCGGCCCGGTGACGCTGCGGCCGCAGCGGGCCGTGTCCGCCGAGCTGACGCCGGTCGGAGACCAGCCGGTGTACGAGGTCGCCCTGCCAACGGCGCCGACCGTGTCGCCGGGACAATCCCGTGACCTGCAGATTCGGGTACGCCGCTTCGGCGGCTCGCAGGACACCGCAGAGGTCGACTTCTCCACCAGCGGTGGGCTGACTGTCACGCCGGCCCGGACCGAGGTGAAGTTCGACCGCGTCGGCGAGGCGCTGATCCCGGTCACGTTGACCGCTCCGGTGGACACGGCCGTGCCCGGCACCGGCGGTCTCACGGTCACGGTCGGCGGCGAGCGCCGGGACGTGCCGGTGACCATCGACCTGGCGACCCGGCTCGGCCAGGCCAGCGCCTCCTCCACCCACGCCTCCTTCCGGCCGGAGGGCGCCATCGACGGGGACCGCAGCTCGGAGCGGTGGGGCCAGGGCAACGGGTGGAACGACGCCACGCAGGGGGCGTTCCCCGACACGCTGACGGTCGACTTCACCGCGCCGGCGCCGGTCGGTCGGGTCGACCTGTACACGATCGACTCCGCGGAGTTCCCCGCGAAGGGATGGGGGCTGCGCGACGCCGACGTGCAGGCTCTGGTCGGCGGCCAGTGGCGTACGGTCGCGGAGATCCGGGGCAACACCGACGGTCTGGTGCGCCGGACCTTCGCGCCCGTCACCGCGACCGCGCTACGCGTCATCGTCCGGTCCGCCAACGACAACGCCTACTCCCGCATCATCGAGCTGGAGGGATACCCGCAGTGA
- a CDS encoding alpha-L-rhamnosidase C-terminal domain-containing protein, which produces MRRNRFAALSLTTAAALVASTGVASAETGGLAAPAPGDWQRYVLTPQTREVPPDHVVSAEGRGGEITNPAAVLAADEQAVKITKTGAAADPRLVIDFGREVSGYLSVDFAGAAPNTLFAFSETLGYLGDWGDTFGTTSWIANGDASKPQRERRFESPHEQAPAAAGTWHDPELRGGFRYLMIRLAPEAPAGSSVSIDAVRVRYTAAPGIDLADRDGLLPGWFLSSDDALNKIWYGGAHTIVSGTIDPKQGIENGTETIGVGERVIVDGAKRDRLVWNGDLAITGRIAYVSTDDRQAMRDSLRSIARTQRGDGYLSACSPNGLGGPVCQGFLEYHLWWLRGLQEYYLYTGDKAFVAEMWPTFTRAMAFLETRLTAQGFEGSEAQDSAPKLLPGHTQGQTFTTTSRFTAAGGRFPTYNTTGADMTLSLYRGQPGAGQLVASKRFEDVVDNAWLMIDLPDAAAPGTYYLEQSDPSGTIAWWTNSTDAYPQGTALADGKPIAGDRTLRIATVSDGRTRLLDLYDQGGHWIYGDSGKETEVNALYVEVLRDAAVFAELQDDKPTAAHWRELIPEVVRGVNDQLWNEAAGAYRQSTGQPGNIAQDGNVFAVLSGIAPADRATRALDTLKDQLWTAYGSKSGTGSMPQLVGPFMNYWEALARFDEGRDAEAWHLLRTVWGYQFAQRKPINGVEEPLATGAWEHINLDGSPYRHGDGSMSHPWSAGGTALLTNEVLGVRPTGPGFTTYTVKPHPGDLEWAQGRVPTAHGAIWVSWRQDRGRDRFVMDVTAPQGTTGTIAVPADGPTTVTVDGRLAWNGDKAKAYGAHTDGRYVYLTGLPAGAHTISAHPADEE; this is translated from the coding sequence ATGAGACGTAACCGCTTCGCCGCCCTGTCGCTGACCACCGCGGCCGCGCTCGTAGCCAGCACGGGTGTGGCCAGCGCCGAAACCGGTGGCCTCGCCGCACCGGCGCCCGGTGACTGGCAGCGATACGTGCTCACTCCGCAGACACGCGAGGTCCCGCCGGACCACGTGGTCTCGGCGGAGGGCCGCGGCGGGGAGATCACCAACCCGGCCGCGGTGCTGGCCGCCGACGAACAGGCGGTGAAGATCACCAAGACCGGTGCGGCCGCCGACCCCCGGTTGGTCATCGACTTCGGCCGCGAGGTCTCCGGCTACCTCAGCGTCGACTTCGCCGGCGCCGCCCCGAACACGCTCTTCGCGTTCAGCGAGACGCTCGGCTACCTGGGCGACTGGGGCGACACCTTCGGCACGACGAGCTGGATCGCCAACGGTGACGCGTCTAAGCCACAGCGCGAGCGCCGGTTCGAGAGCCCGCACGAGCAGGCACCGGCCGCAGCGGGCACCTGGCACGACCCGGAGCTGCGCGGCGGCTTCCGCTACCTGATGATCCGGCTCGCGCCCGAAGCACCCGCCGGGTCCAGCGTGAGCATCGACGCAGTCCGCGTGCGGTACACGGCCGCGCCTGGCATCGACCTGGCCGACCGCGACGGGCTGTTGCCCGGCTGGTTCCTCTCCTCCGACGACGCGTTGAACAAGATCTGGTACGGCGGCGCGCACACGATCGTCAGCGGCACGATCGATCCGAAGCAGGGCATCGAGAACGGCACCGAGACGATCGGCGTCGGTGAGCGGGTGATCGTCGACGGCGCCAAGCGCGACCGGCTGGTGTGGAACGGCGACCTCGCGATCACCGGGCGCATCGCGTACGTCTCGACCGACGACCGGCAGGCCATGCGCGACTCGTTGCGCAGCATCGCCCGCACCCAGCGCGGCGACGGCTACCTGTCGGCCTGCTCACCGAACGGGCTGGGCGGCCCCGTCTGCCAGGGCTTCCTCGAGTACCACCTGTGGTGGCTGCGCGGGCTTCAGGAGTACTACCTCTACACCGGCGACAAGGCATTCGTCGCCGAGATGTGGCCGACGTTCACCAGAGCCATGGCCTTCCTGGAGACCCGACTGACCGCACAGGGATTCGAGGGCAGCGAGGCGCAGGACTCCGCGCCGAAGCTGCTGCCCGGCCACACCCAGGGCCAGACCTTCACCACCACCTCGCGGTTCACCGCAGCCGGTGGCCGGTTCCCGACGTACAACACCACCGGCGCCGACATGACGCTGTCGCTCTACCGGGGGCAACCCGGCGCGGGTCAGCTCGTCGCGAGCAAGCGGTTCGAGGACGTGGTGGACAACGCCTGGCTCATGATCGACCTGCCAGACGCGGCCGCCCCGGGAACCTACTACCTGGAGCAGTCCGACCCCTCGGGCACGATCGCCTGGTGGACCAACTCCACCGACGCCTACCCGCAGGGCACCGCCCTGGCCGACGGGAAGCCGATCGCCGGCGACCGCACCCTGCGGATCGCAACCGTCAGCGACGGCCGGACGCGGCTGCTCGACCTCTACGACCAGGGCGGCCACTGGATCTACGGAGACTCCGGCAAGGAGACCGAGGTCAACGCCCTGTACGTCGAGGTGCTGCGCGACGCGGCGGTGTTCGCCGAGCTGCAGGACGACAAGCCGACGGCCGCCCACTGGCGGGAGCTGATCCCCGAGGTGGTGCGCGGGGTCAACGACCAGCTCTGGAACGAGGCCGCCGGGGCGTACCGGCAGTCCACCGGCCAGCCCGGCAACATCGCCCAGGACGGCAACGTGTTCGCGGTGCTGTCCGGGATCGCCCCCGCCGATCGTGCCACCCGGGCTCTTGACACGCTCAAGGACCAGCTGTGGACCGCGTACGGCTCGAAGTCCGGCACCGGCTCGATGCCGCAGCTGGTCGGCCCGTTCATGAACTACTGGGAGGCGCTCGCCCGGTTCGACGAAGGACGCGACGCCGAGGCCTGGCACCTGTTGCGCACCGTCTGGGGCTACCAGTTCGCGCAGCGCAAGCCGATCAACGGGGTCGAGGAACCGCTGGCGACCGGCGCCTGGGAGCACATCAACCTCGACGGCAGCCCCTACCGGCACGGCGACGGCAGCATGTCCCACCCCTGGTCCGCCGGCGGCACCGCCCTGCTCACCAACGAGGTCCTCGGCGTCCGGCCGACCGGCCCCGGGTTCACCACGTATACGGTCAAGCCGCATCCGGGAGACCTGGAGTGGGCGCAGGGCCGGGTGCCGACCGCGCACGGCGCGATCTGGGTGTCCTGGCGCCAGGACCGAGGGCGTGACCGGTTCGTCATGGACGTGACCGCCCCGCAGGGCACCACCGGCACGATCGCCGTCCCGGCCGACGGCCCGACGACGGTCACCGTCGACGGGCGGCTCGCCTGGAACGGCGACAAGGCGAAGGCGTACGGCGCCCACACCGACGGCCGGTACGTCTACCTCACCGGTCTGCCCGCCGGCGCCCACACGATCAGCGCTCACCCCGCCGATGAGGAGTAA